One Methylorubrum extorquens genomic window, CAGGTGAGGATGCCTTGCAGGAAGGGGAGCGCGTCCGGGCCGGACACGGCAACGACGGCACGGTCCGGCAGCAGGGCGATCGGCATGGCATCTCCTCGGATCAGGACGGCGGCGTTGCACGCGTGGGACGCCTGACATAAGCCGCCGCTATCCGCGTCTCAATCGCGACGAACGAACCGGGAGAGCCCGATGGAAGCACCGATGGACGCGCCGATGGAAGCCTCCTTGGACCTCATCCTGTCCGGCGGCACGCTGGTAAACCACGATGGCGAGCATCGTGCCGATCTCGGCATCCGCGGCGGACGGGTGGCGGCCATCGGCGACCTCTCGGGCGCGTCGGCGGTTGAGCGGCGCGATTGCCGCGGCCTGCACCTTCTTCCCGGCGTGATCGACAGCCAGGTGCATTTCCGCGAGCCCGGCCTCGACCACAAGGAAGACCTGGAAACGGGTTCGCGCGCGGCGGTGATGGGCGGCGTCACGGCGGTGTTCGAGATGCCCAACACCAACCCGCAGACCACGAGCGCCGAGGCGCTTGCCGACAAGGTGGCCCGCGCCCATCACCGGATGCACTGCGACTTCGCCTTCTGGGTCGGCGGCACCCACGAGAACGCAGGCGAGGTCGCCGCGTTGGAGCGGCTGCCGGGCGCGGCCGGGATCAAGGTGTTCATCGGCTCCTCCACCGGCTCGCTGCTGGTCGAGGACGATGCCGGCGTGCGCGAGATCCTGAAACGCATCCGTCGCCGCGCCGCCTTCCATTCCGAGGACGAGCCGATGCTGCGGGACCGCAAGGGGCTTCGCGTGCCGGGCGATCCCGCCTCGCACCCGGTCTGGCGCTCGCCCGAGGTCGCGGTGAAGGCCACGCAGCGGCTGATCGCGCTCGCGCGGGAGACGGGGGCCCGCATCCACATCCTGCACATCTCGACCGCGGACGAGATGCCGATCCTGGCGGAGGCCAAGGATGTGGCGAGCGTCGAGGTGACGCCGCACCACCTCACGATCGACGGGACGGAAGCTTACGCCCGGCTTGGGACGCTGGTGCAGATGAACCCGCCGGTGCGCGACGCCGGGCACCGCGACGGGATCTGGCGCGGGCTGTCCCAGGGCGTGGTCGACGTGCTCGGCTCCGACCACGCGCCGCATACGCTCGAGGAGAAGGCCAAGCCCTATCCCGATTCCCCCTCGGGCATGACCGGCGTGCAGACGCTGGTGCCGATCATGCTC contains:
- a CDS encoding dihydroorotase → MEASLDLILSGGTLVNHDGEHRADLGIRGGRVAAIGDLSGASAVERRDCRGLHLLPGVIDSQVHFREPGLDHKEDLETGSRAAVMGGVTAVFEMPNTNPQTTSAEALADKVARAHHRMHCDFAFWVGGTHENAGEVAALERLPGAAGIKVFIGSSTGSLLVEDDAGVREILKRIRRRAAFHSEDEPMLRDRKGLRVPGDPASHPVWRSPEVAVKATQRLIALARETGARIHILHISTADEMPILAEAKDVASVEVTPHHLTIDGTEAYARLGTLVQMNPPVRDAGHRDGIWRGLSQGVVDVLGSDHAPHTLEEKAKPYPDSPSGMTGVQTLVPIMLDHVNAGRLSLARLVDLTSAGPKRLFGIARKGRLAVGYDADVTVVDLKRRETIRNEWIASKCGWTPYDGLTVTGWPVGTVVRGTPVMWQGELANPSRGEAVVFEEALPAG